From Arcticibacter tournemirensis, one genomic window encodes:
- a CDS encoding IPT/TIG domain-containing protein: MKNQQKYVDRHRIALFLICFGSLCLSSCKSKDERPEKNHDASKPVVLTSFYPQEGGARDKILLDGENFGTDPGKIKVYFNNAKASVISSSGERIYAIVPRLPGANPRISVVVGEDSVTYNDSFAYHTQAQVSTVTGNGKMNFKPGTLSEAEVYGKYLELDAEGNIFMSWRDGGNPATFGVARINEQQNIVTPLIESEATGRILFANGLTVDRKTGMLTAAHESTKEVIFTFDPREAWYPRQRNVKFSAADLSSIVDADRYKNFITFCPYDGHLYTRYRDGRVAKINPETMEAKIVYKGPYGSQYGQAINPAKPWLLYITLHSNANPTEFRQGISVLDLRDPNGTGGFKRLNAPGGSGFRDGPLADALFNYPKDIKFDNSGNMFVADYGNHCIRMVSADNIVTTVAGQPGKPGYKDGGPVESLFNQPWGVAVNEQGDIYIADWSNARIRKLVIE; encoded by the coding sequence ATGAAAAATCAACAAAAGTATGTTGACAGGCATCGTATTGCCTTGTTCCTGATATGCTTCGGTTCGCTTTGTCTTTCATCCTGCAAGTCGAAAGATGAGCGTCCGGAAAAGAATCATGACGCATCAAAGCCTGTCGTCCTCACGTCTTTCTACCCCCAGGAAGGCGGGGCCAGAGATAAGATCTTACTGGATGGCGAAAACTTCGGCACTGATCCTGGTAAAATAAAGGTTTACTTCAATAATGCGAAAGCTTCTGTTATCTCATCGAGCGGCGAACGGATTTATGCCATCGTACCTCGCCTTCCGGGTGCCAATCCGCGCATTTCGGTAGTTGTAGGAGAAGACTCGGTTACTTATAATGATTCCTTCGCTTACCACACGCAGGCCCAGGTGAGTACTGTTACAGGCAATGGTAAAATGAACTTTAAGCCAGGCACTCTTTCTGAGGCGGAGGTTTATGGTAAGTACCTGGAGCTCGACGCCGAAGGTAATATATTTATGTCATGGCGTGACGGCGGCAACCCCGCGACGTTTGGTGTAGCCAGGATCAATGAGCAGCAAAACATCGTCACCCCATTGATCGAGTCGGAAGCCACAGGCCGGATATTATTTGCAAACGGGCTTACTGTGGACCGCAAAACCGGGATGCTTACTGCTGCTCACGAGTCTACAAAAGAGGTTATCTTTACTTTTGATCCTCGCGAAGCATGGTATCCACGACAACGTAACGTCAAATTCTCTGCGGCTGATCTAAGCTCGATCGTAGATGCAGACCGCTACAAGAACTTCATTACTTTTTGTCCCTACGACGGTCATCTTTACACCAGGTACCGGGATGGAAGAGTTGCAAAAATCAATCCTGAAACCATGGAGGCTAAAATTGTTTACAAGGGCCCTTATGGATCTCAGTATGGTCAGGCAATCAATCCGGCAAAGCCCTGGCTGCTGTACATCACCCTGCATTCCAACGCGAATCCTACAGAGTTCAGACAAGGTATCTCCGTTTTAGACCTTCGTGACCCTAACGGAACCGGTGGTTTTAAACGACTTAACGCACCAGGCGGGAGTGGATTCCGCGACGGACCTTTGGCCGATGCCCTGTTCAACTATCCGAAAGACATCAAGTTTGATAATAGTGGAAATATGTTTGTTGCCGATTATGGAAACCACTGTATCCGCATGGTATCAGCCGATAACATTGTAACAACCGTGGCGGGCCAGCCGGGCAAGCCAGGCTACAAAGATGGCGGGCCGGTAGAATCGCTCTTCAACCAACCCTGGGGAGTGGCGGTCAACGAGCAGGGTGATATCTATATCGCCGACTGGAGTAATGCCCGAATACGTAAACTGGTTATTGAATAA
- a CDS encoding SusC/RagA family TonB-linked outer membrane protein: MKFIWSMCMLLLCLSARTTFAQQGKELTISGTVVDKENKPVPGVSVYIKDKPAIGTSTTGEGKFSIKAIYGDKVVFRSVGYNAAEHLAIESNNSLKITLAENSTTIDEVIIVGLGNTQRKISSVGAITTVNVKDLQSPSPSIANLLGGRAAGVISRLGSGEPGKNISEFWVRGIGTFGANNSALVLIDGLEGDLNTIDPADVQGFSILKDASATAVYGVRGANGVILVTTKRGQVNRIQITARANTTLSRLNRLPQYLRAYDYAQLANEATTVRGQSPLYNQTEMGIIRDGLDQDMYPDVDWQDEILNKTSWRRSYYMSARGGSEVARYFLSLGGKGESAAYKVDKNSIYSSNVGFDTYNYRMNLDVNLTSSTKVFLGADGFLSKLDQPGLANTDYIWGAQSRLTPLAVPTRYSNGMLPGLGGEDRSSPYVMINRTGRASDQLFKGKTTLAINQDLSKVVDGLKFRVQGAYDVHSYFEERRKVQPALYRALGRTYNGSLVMLETVQEQKALYSKTTRQYRKYFLESVINYDQVFGTDHRTSALVYYYMSDAKDTKDATSNLESIPLRYQGISSRLTYGFRDTYLLDVNFGYTGSENFQPGRQYGFFPSVALGWVPTGYKFVSETAPWLDYLKIRASYGTVGNDRISDIRFPYLTKVNQEKKDVWGIPDVETIRETRIGADNLAWEKAIKSNIGIEGKLLNNKVDFVVDVFKDQRNGIFQPRVQVPEYVGVVSNPYANVGRMKSSGVDGNISYSANITDHMGFTLRGNYTYSKNVVQNWEQAYLEYPYLEFNGFPHNSIRGYQSLGLFKDADDIKYSPKQTFGDVLPGDIKYKDVNGDGTIDKLDMVPLTHSNYPLSMFGFGGEIRYKKLTVGVLFKGTGKTSFFYVGQEMKVDDEKKPNGMGYMPFFEGNLGNVLTLAADPKNRWIPMSYAVANGMDPALAENPNARFPRLQYGNNANNSQVSTFWQGDASYVRLEEVTLNYNIRPSFLKRIGVSSMDLQFVGSNLYIWDKVKIFDPEQAAWNGRKYPIPSTYSFQVYVNF; the protein is encoded by the coding sequence ATGAAGTTCATTTGGAGTATGTGCATGCTGTTGTTGTGCCTGTCGGCCCGGACAACATTTGCGCAGCAAGGAAAAGAGTTAACAATATCTGGTACCGTTGTGGATAAGGAAAATAAACCAGTTCCCGGTGTATCTGTGTATATAAAAGACAAGCCGGCTATTGGTACATCTACCACCGGCGAAGGAAAATTTAGCATCAAAGCTATCTATGGAGATAAGGTTGTATTCAGGTCCGTTGGTTATAACGCGGCCGAGCACCTTGCTATCGAATCAAATAACAGTCTAAAGATCACGCTTGCAGAAAATTCGACAACCATTGATGAGGTGATCATTGTCGGGCTCGGTAATACCCAGCGAAAAATAAGCTCCGTTGGTGCTATTACCACTGTAAATGTCAAAGACCTTCAGTCGCCATCGCCGTCAATTGCCAATCTGCTCGGAGGAAGGGCCGCAGGTGTAATCTCAAGGTTAGGCAGCGGCGAACCGGGTAAGAACATCTCTGAGTTCTGGGTACGCGGTATCGGCACCTTTGGCGCAAATAACAGCGCCCTGGTGCTTATTGATGGTTTAGAGGGCGACCTCAACACGATCGACCCGGCCGATGTGCAGGGCTTTTCCATCCTGAAGGATGCGTCGGCTACCGCCGTATATGGCGTTAGAGGAGCAAATGGGGTTATTTTAGTAACTACAAAGCGCGGACAGGTGAATCGCATTCAGATCACTGCACGGGCTAATACCACTTTATCCCGTCTCAACCGCCTGCCTCAATACCTCCGGGCCTATGATTACGCACAACTGGCTAATGAGGCGACCACGGTCAGGGGGCAAAGCCCGCTCTACAATCAGACGGAGATGGGCATCATCCGTGATGGTTTGGATCAGGATATGTATCCGGACGTTGACTGGCAGGATGAAATTTTGAATAAAACCTCCTGGCGCCGAAGCTATTATATGAGTGCCCGCGGAGGATCTGAGGTAGCACGCTACTTTCTTAGCCTGGGCGGCAAGGGCGAAAGTGCTGCGTACAAGGTCGATAAGAACAGTATATACAGTTCTAACGTAGGTTTCGATACGTATAACTACAGGATGAACCTGGACGTAAACCTGACCAGCAGCACCAAGGTTTTCCTGGGAGCAGACGGGTTTCTGTCAAAATTGGATCAACCAGGGTTAGCGAACACCGACTATATATGGGGTGCACAGTCGCGACTTACCCCTTTAGCTGTTCCTACACGATATTCGAATGGTATGCTCCCGGGTTTGGGTGGCGAGGACCGCTCATCGCCCTATGTGATGATCAACCGCACGGGCCGGGCATCAGATCAGCTCTTTAAAGGCAAAACTACCTTAGCTATCAACCAGGACTTATCGAAAGTAGTAGACGGCCTTAAGTTTAGGGTTCAGGGTGCTTACGATGTGCATAGTTACTTTGAGGAGCGCAGGAAAGTACAACCGGCACTTTACAGAGCTCTGGGCCGAACCTACAACGGATCTCTGGTGATGCTGGAGACGGTGCAGGAGCAAAAAGCGCTCTACAGCAAGACTACACGTCAATATCGCAAGTACTTTTTAGAATCAGTTATTAACTACGATCAGGTTTTCGGTACCGACCACCGTACATCGGCGTTAGTGTATTATTATATGAGCGATGCCAAGGATACCAAAGACGCGACCAGTAATCTCGAGTCCATCCCGCTGCGGTATCAGGGGATATCCAGCAGGCTTACGTATGGTTTTCGCGACACCTATCTGCTGGACGTCAATTTCGGCTATACCGGTTCAGAAAATTTTCAACCTGGCAGGCAGTACGGCTTTTTCCCATCTGTAGCCCTGGGCTGGGTACCTACCGGCTATAAGTTTGTAAGCGAGACAGCTCCCTGGCTGGATTACCTGAAGATAAGAGCGTCCTATGGTACGGTGGGTAACGACCGGATCTCGGACATTCGTTTCCCCTACCTCACTAAAGTGAATCAGGAGAAAAAAGACGTATGGGGGATCCCTGATGTCGAAACAATCCGTGAGACCCGGATTGGCGCCGATAATCTGGCCTGGGAAAAAGCGATTAAGTCAAATATAGGTATTGAAGGTAAACTTTTGAACAACAAGGTCGATTTCGTGGTCGACGTGTTCAAAGACCAGCGTAATGGTATTTTTCAACCACGCGTACAGGTGCCGGAGTACGTAGGTGTGGTTTCCAACCCCTACGCTAACGTTGGGCGGATGAAAAGCTCGGGAGTTGACGGTAACATAAGCTATTCTGCCAACATTACTGATCACATGGGATTTACCTTAAGAGGTAACTATACGTACTCGAAAAACGTGGTGCAGAACTGGGAACAAGCCTATCTGGAGTATCCGTATCTTGAGTTCAACGGTTTCCCTCACAATTCGATACGGGGTTATCAGTCCCTGGGATTGTTTAAAGACGCCGATGATATTAAATACAGTCCAAAGCAGACTTTTGGCGACGTGCTGCCGGGTGACATCAAATATAAGGATGTGAACGGAGACGGGACAATCGATAAACTGGATATGGTTCCTTTAACACATAGCAATTACCCCTTATCAATGTTCGGATTTGGTGGGGAAATCCGTTATAAAAAGCTCACAGTAGGAGTTCTGTTTAAGGGAACCGGAAAAACATCCTTCTTTTATGTGGGCCAGGAGATGAAGGTAGACGATGAAAAGAAACCTAACGGAATGGGATATATGCCCTTCTTTGAAGGCAATTTAGGTAATGTGCTTACATTGGCAGCCGACCCGAAAAACCGCTGGATCCCCATGAGCTACGCAGTCGCGAACGGAATGGATCCTGCACTGGCAGAAAACCCCAATGCACGCTTCCCTCGTTTGCAATATGGGAATAATGCCAATAACAGCCAGGTATCAACCTTCTGGCAGGGAGATGCGAGTTATGTGCGGCTGGAAGAAGTTACGCTGAACTACAACATCAGGCCATCGTTTCTCAAGAGGATCGGAGTTTCCTCAATGGACCTCCAGTTCGTGGGCAGTAATCTGTATATCTGGGATAAGGTCAAAATCTTTGATCCCGAACAGGCTGCATGGAATGGCCGTAAATACCCAATACCGTCCACCTATTCATTCCAGGTGTACGTGAACTTCTAA
- a CDS encoding BT_3044 domain-containing protein, producing the protein MKRSYILMLAAAAALSSCKDNDVFEQEMYKNEVALISSNYYNTFEEIVPLTGREVTGYIAASAGGTHAPAKDMIIQLEEDDEQFNIYNRSLFDADERLYAKLLPKNRYKIEDYKIVIKAGERTGRTMVKLDPDGLSPDSTYFIELKATDVSGVDINPKKNSILYQVLIKNDYASQADDAFYAMTGLVDERITAGNKKLFPLTSNSVRVIAGTESFESNVSHINKTSIILEVGADNKVTIKPYKDIEVRQIDGDTRYPNIFRVEESFGRKFNVFLISYEYKLNGSTHIMQEELRIQVNQ; encoded by the coding sequence ATGAAACGAAGTTATATACTGATGCTGGCAGCCGCTGCGGCGCTCTCATCGTGCAAAGACAACGACGTGTTTGAACAAGAGATGTACAAAAACGAAGTTGCTTTGATCAGCAGCAACTATTACAATACATTTGAGGAGATCGTTCCGCTGACAGGTAGGGAGGTTACGGGCTATATCGCTGCTTCTGCAGGTGGCACACACGCGCCTGCTAAGGACATGATTATCCAGCTGGAGGAAGATGACGAACAATTTAACATCTACAACAGGTCTCTTTTCGATGCCGATGAAAGATTATACGCGAAACTGTTGCCCAAAAACCGGTACAAGATTGAGGACTATAAAATTGTTATCAAGGCCGGAGAACGTACAGGACGCACCATGGTTAAATTGGATCCGGATGGTTTATCGCCAGACTCGACGTATTTTATTGAGCTAAAAGCTACAGATGTGTCTGGAGTTGACATAAATCCGAAGAAAAATTCCATCCTCTACCAGGTCCTTATAAAAAACGACTATGCCTCGCAGGCTGATGATGCTTTTTACGCGATGACAGGACTGGTCGACGAAAGAATTACAGCAGGTAACAAGAAGCTGTTCCCCTTAACCAGCAACAGTGTACGGGTGATCGCAGGAACGGAGTCTTTTGAAAGCAATGTGAGTCACATCAACAAGACCTCCATTATTTTAGAAGTCGGTGCTGACAATAAGGTCACAATTAAGCCTTACAAAGACATCGAGGTGCGGCAGATTGATGGCGATACAAGATACCCCAACATCTTTCGTGTCGAAGAATCCTTCGGCCGGAAGTTCAATGTATTCTTAATATCGTATGAATATAAACTCAACGGATCAACGCATATTATGCAGGAAGAGCTCCGTATTCAGGTTAACCAGTAG
- a CDS encoding calcineurin-like phosphoesterase C-terminal domain-containing protein produces the protein MKILLSVLIGLSVGSLASAQTKAKGYVFEDANRNGKKESKEKGIAGVAVSNGVNVVQTNSKGFYELPVSNDNILFVIKPKNYQVAVNELNQPAYYYIHKPLGSPADFKYKGSAPTGKLPASVDFALVPANEPTTFTSLIFGDPQPYTQEEVDYFSKGIVSELKGIKNIGFGLSLGDLVGDNLSLHSPYIKAVSEVGVPWYNVIGNHDMNYDAKADSLSDETFEKNFGPANYAFNYGNAHFIILDDIIYPDPRDGKSYWGGFRKDQLDFVENDLKYVDKDKLIVLAFHIPLLIEDEEDGPFRKEDRQRLFNILKDYPNTLSMSAHTHLQRHNFYGKEDGWLQENPHHEYNAGTTSGDWYSGEFNEQGVPSSTMRDGTPKGYAFLTIDNNKYKIDYKVAGKPKEYQIGIFSPKVIAGGRNTSAQIFANFFMGAKGDLVEYRIDNQKWAPMTYVLNADPSYMTKVYKWDLSDQLMRGRRPSTGVESTHLWSGDIPARKLKAGSHTIQVRATDMFGNVFSQEQSFNVEEPAK, from the coding sequence ATGAAGATACTTTTATCAGTTCTAATCGGCCTTTCTGTCGGTTCCCTGGCTTCTGCACAAACGAAGGCGAAGGGGTACGTTTTTGAAGATGCAAACAGAAACGGCAAAAAGGAGTCCAAAGAAAAAGGCATCGCGGGAGTCGCGGTAAGTAATGGAGTAAATGTCGTACAAACGAACAGTAAGGGGTTTTATGAACTCCCCGTAAGTAACGACAATATTCTTTTCGTGATCAAGCCGAAAAATTATCAGGTGGCGGTCAATGAGCTGAATCAGCCAGCTTATTACTACATCCATAAACCTCTTGGATCACCGGCTGATTTTAAATACAAAGGATCAGCACCAACCGGAAAATTGCCCGCGTCCGTTGATTTTGCTTTAGTTCCTGCCAATGAGCCCACAACATTCACTTCATTGATTTTCGGCGATCCGCAACCGTACACCCAGGAGGAGGTTGATTACTTCTCTAAAGGCATCGTTTCAGAATTAAAAGGGATAAAAAACATTGGTTTTGGTTTAAGCCTGGGCGATCTTGTTGGTGATAACCTGTCATTGCATAGTCCTTATATTAAAGCTGTGAGCGAAGTTGGCGTTCCATGGTATAACGTGATCGGGAACCATGATATGAATTATGATGCCAAAGCGGATTCATTGTCAGATGAAACATTTGAGAAGAATTTTGGCCCTGCAAATTATGCTTTTAACTATGGTAATGCACATTTTATCATCCTTGACGACATCATCTATCCAGACCCGCGTGATGGAAAGAGCTACTGGGGCGGATTTAGGAAAGACCAGCTGGACTTCGTTGAAAATGACCTGAAGTATGTAGATAAAGATAAATTGATCGTGCTGGCTTTCCATATTCCTTTGCTAATTGAAGATGAAGAAGACGGCCCTTTCAGAAAAGAAGACAGACAACGCTTGTTTAACATCTTAAAAGACTATCCTAACACTTTATCGATGTCGGCACACACTCATTTGCAGAGACATAACTTTTACGGTAAGGAAGACGGCTGGCTGCAGGAGAATCCGCATCATGAATACAACGCGGGAACAACTTCGGGCGACTGGTACTCCGGCGAGTTCAACGAGCAGGGGGTTCCCTCTTCAACCATGAGAGATGGTACGCCTAAGGGTTATGCTTTCTTAACGATCGACAACAATAAGTATAAGATAGATTATAAAGTAGCCGGAAAACCTAAAGAATACCAGATCGGGATATTCAGCCCTAAAGTTATTGCGGGCGGAAGAAATACGAGTGCGCAGATCTTTGCCAACTTTTTTATGGGAGCAAAGGGCGATTTAGTTGAATATCGTATTGATAACCAGAAATGGGCGCCCATGACTTATGTTTTAAATGCCGATCCTTCGTATATGACAAAAGTATATAAGTGGGATCTATCCGACCAGTTAATGCGCGGCCGCCGACCATCTACCGGAGTAGAGAGTACCCACCTGTGGAGCGGCGATATTCCGGCGCGTAAGCTCAAAGCAGGTTCGCACACAATCCAGGTGAGGGCGACAGACATGTTTGGCAACGTATTTTCGCAGGAACAATCTTTCAATGTAGAAGAACCGGCGAAATAA
- a CDS encoding RagB/SusD family nutrient uptake outer membrane protein, translating to MKTSIKRIASVAVIIQMIVMVSSCKKDYLNIGDYFDDEFNIDSAFSNPQNIEAYMWGAAAMFPDESNTIRAGYTPGPMATDEGLNGLTGGGASNIYYGMDFATGRISPDFFGDSNPNLNQWGNYYKIIRKCNSILQNLDRPRGFTNADRLRIEGYTRFIRAYAYYNILVDYGPAILLGDEVVNTNEPIEYYDRTRGTYDETMEYTCGEFEKAATLLPKESSLLDFGRPTKGAAFALIARLRLIHASPLFNGGPVASAYFGNWKRKTDNVNYVSQQYDESRWAVAAAAAKRVMDMGQYRLYTVVSDDKTPSLPQGVTSDPSFYSNYPNGAAGIDPLRSYSDIFTGEAVAAINKELIWGRNTDYLEKTISQGSMPPSLGGWGRFCVTQKVVDAYLMDDGRTREEASADGYYSETGFTEKPRNFSGYPLNSGVYKMYANREMRFYASIGFNEAIWQAQSSTSLNNHTAKYYYQDADGRGGVTATSPNYPITGYVIKKYNHPMDAFQGTGARHIKKAYSIIRYAEILLSYAEALNNLTGSHTVTLGDREYTVSRDVEQVKAAFNLVRYRAGLPGLSSAQLSSAPEVQKQIVRERMVEFLWENRRFYDVRRWGIYEETEREPIRGMNPDGSTKETYYQRVIPGTSSFMTRIVNKKLVFMPIPRAELRRLPSVDQNPGY from the coding sequence ATGAAAACGTCAATTAAAAGAATAGCAAGCGTAGCCGTCATCATCCAGATGATCGTAATGGTATCGTCTTGTAAAAAGGATTATCTCAATATCGGCGACTACTTCGATGATGAATTTAATATCGACTCCGCATTTTCCAATCCACAGAACATCGAAGCATATATGTGGGGGGCAGCGGCAATGTTTCCTGACGAGTCGAACACCATCCGCGCGGGTTATACGCCTGGTCCGATGGCTACTGATGAAGGCCTGAACGGACTTACCGGAGGCGGTGCGAGCAATATTTATTATGGAATGGATTTCGCCACCGGACGCATCTCTCCGGACTTCTTTGGGGATAGTAATCCGAATTTAAATCAATGGGGCAACTATTATAAGATCATCCGGAAATGTAACAGTATCCTGCAGAACCTCGACCGGCCCAGGGGCTTTACAAATGCGGATCGCCTGCGTATAGAAGGGTACACGCGATTTATCCGGGCCTATGCTTACTATAATATCCTTGTAGACTACGGACCGGCGATCCTGCTTGGCGACGAAGTGGTTAATACGAACGAACCAATCGAGTATTATGATCGCACGAGGGGTACTTACGACGAAACGATGGAATATACCTGCGGCGAGTTCGAGAAGGCAGCAACTCTTCTTCCAAAGGAATCGTCATTGCTTGACTTTGGCCGGCCTACTAAAGGCGCCGCATTTGCTTTAATCGCCCGCTTACGCCTGATCCACGCAAGTCCCTTATTTAACGGCGGACCGGTTGCCAGCGCATATTTTGGAAACTGGAAACGAAAGACGGATAACGTGAACTACGTATCGCAGCAGTATGATGAGTCGCGATGGGCTGTTGCGGCTGCCGCCGCAAAGCGTGTGATGGATATGGGTCAATACAGATTGTACACTGTAGTGAGCGACGACAAAACACCTTCACTTCCTCAAGGCGTTACTTCCGATCCTAGTTTTTATAGTAATTACCCCAATGGCGCAGCAGGTATTGATCCGCTAAGATCGTATTCAGATATATTCACGGGCGAAGCGGTCGCGGCGATCAATAAGGAACTAATCTGGGGCAGAAATACAGATTACCTGGAAAAAACCATTAGCCAGGGTTCTATGCCCCCTTCGTTAGGCGGCTGGGGCCGTTTCTGCGTTACGCAGAAAGTAGTTGATGCTTACCTGATGGACGACGGGCGTACCAGGGAAGAAGCTTCTGCTGATGGGTACTATTCAGAAACCGGCTTCACCGAAAAACCCCGCAACTTTTCGGGCTATCCGCTCAATTCCGGTGTGTATAAAATGTACGCTAATCGTGAAATGCGCTTTTACGCCTCTATTGGCTTTAACGAAGCAATCTGGCAGGCACAATCGAGCACCTCGCTGAATAATCATACGGCCAAATACTATTACCAGGATGCCGACGGCCGTGGCGGAGTGACCGCAACGTCGCCCAACTATCCCATTACAGGTTATGTGATAAAAAAATATAATCACCCGATGGACGCATTTCAGGGTACTGGTGCTCGCCACATCAAAAAAGCATATTCCATCATTCGCTATGCGGAGATTCTTTTATCGTATGCGGAGGCACTTAATAATTTAACTGGCAGCCATACCGTAACGCTGGGAGACCGGGAATATACCGTATCGCGCGATGTTGAACAGGTGAAAGCTGCTTTTAATCTTGTACGGTACCGCGCAGGTCTGCCGGGTCTGAGTTCAGCGCAGTTAAGCAGTGCCCCCGAAGTGCAAAAACAGATTGTACGCGAACGCATGGTTGAGTTTTTATGGGAAAACAGACGCTTCTATGATGTCCGCCGCTGGGGTATCTACGAAGAAACAGAGCGTGAACCTATCCGCGGTATGAACCCGGATGGCTCTACCAAAGAAACTTACTATCAGCGTGTCATTCCGGGTACATCCTCATTCATGACCCGTATAGTGAACAAAAAGTTGGTTTTTATGCCAATACCCCGCGCAGAGCTGAGAAGATTACCATCTGTAGATCAGAATCCAGGTTATTAG
- a CDS encoding Fic family protein, with the protein MNTALIDRYKSLGIEDVIDHEKFNHISIVHHSTVLEGSTLTEVETEVLLNEGLTPKGKPLLHTLMVKDHYTALRFVLNEAKKRRPVSEEFIREIGAAVLKNTGSVYHTVLGNVDSSKGEYRKGNVRAGDTYFPNYDEVPSLVQELVLALGRKMSTEISLDEKINLSFDAHFNLVSIHPFYDGNGRSSRLLMNYIQAYYGLPLAIVRQESKVDYIQALLDARAGNNINIFRKFMSDEYEAMLSLEIEKFENMNRHQKGKGFGFTLLF; encoded by the coding sequence ATGAATACCGCTTTAATTGACAGATATAAATCATTGGGTATTGAAGATGTGATAGATCATGAGAAATTTAATCATATTTCTATTGTACACCATTCAACTGTTCTGGAGGGCTCTACTCTTACCGAAGTAGAGACGGAGGTGTTATTGAATGAAGGTTTAACGCCTAAAGGCAAACCACTTCTCCATACACTTATGGTAAAGGACCATTACACGGCCCTGCGGTTTGTTTTAAATGAAGCAAAAAAGCGGCGGCCTGTATCTGAAGAATTTATCCGGGAGATTGGAGCGGCTGTATTGAAAAACACAGGATCGGTATACCATACTGTGCTGGGCAATGTGGATTCATCTAAAGGTGAATACAGGAAGGGCAATGTAAGAGCGGGCGATACGTACTTTCCGAATTATGATGAGGTTCCGTCACTGGTGCAGGAACTCGTTCTGGCATTAGGCCGAAAAATGAGTACTGAAATCTCTTTAGATGAAAAGATAAACCTCTCTTTCGACGCTCATTTTAACCTGGTAAGTATTCATCCGTTTTATGACGGCAATGGAAGGAGTTCGCGCTTACTGATGAATTATATACAAGCATATTATGGATTACCACTCGCTATTGTTCGCCAGGAATCAAAGGTCGATTATATACAGGCCCTGCTGGATGCCAGGGCTGGCAACAATATTAATATCTTCAGGAAGTTTATGAGTGATGAATACGAGGCAATGCTCTCTCTTGAAATTGAGAAATTTGAAAACATGAACAGACATCAGAAAGGTAAAGGATTTGGCTTTACGCTGCTGTTTTGA